TCAAGACCACCCGACACCCGCACACGAACATGGCCAAGGCGGCGCTGAACATGATGACCCGCACGTCGGCAGCCGATTATCAGGCTGATGGCATCCACATGAACAGCGTCGACACCGGATGGGTGAGCGACGAGGACCCGGTGGCCATCGCCGAGGCCAAGCGCGCCGAGCATCGCTTCCATCCTCCGCTGGACATCGTGGACGGCGCCGCCCGGATCGTGGACCCGATCATCACGGGAGCCAACACGGGTGTCCACCTTTGGGGCCAATTCCTCAAGGATTACACCGCGACCGACTGGTAACCACCGGCTCGGGCGCAGTGCAGTTCCATGTGACATCGGGGGAGTACGTCAACGAGAATAGGGAGATGGTCTTGCTTGAGCCGATTGCTGCCACCAATGCCGAAGTGGCCACCGTGGACCGCCAGCACGTGTTCCACTCGTGGTCAGCCCAGCACCTCATCAACCCCATGCCTCTGGCGGGCGGTGAGGGCTGTGAGTTCTGGGATCACGAAGGCAATCGCTGGCTCGACTTCTCCTCCCAACTCGTGAACCTGAACCTCGGGCACCAGCATCCGAAGGTCATCGCGGCGATCGTGGAGCAAGCCCAACGGCTCTGCACCGTGGCGCCGAGTTTCGCCAACCAGACCCGCAACGAAGCGGCCCGGATGATTGCCGCCCACGCCCCCGAGGGCCTCGATCGAGTGTTCTTCACCAACGGTGGGGCCGAGGCCAACGAGAACGCCATCCGGATGGCGCGAGCGCACACCGCTCGCCCCAAAGTGCTGGCCGCCTACCGCAGTTACCACGGCGGCACCGCGGCCACCATGGCCCTCACCGGGGAGCCGCGGCGTTGGGGCTCCGAGCCGTCGATCCCCGGGGTCGTTCACTTCCACGGCCCCTACCCGTACCGGTCCTCCTTTGCCGCCACGACCGACCAGGAAGAGGCCGACCGGGCGGTGGCCCACCTCGCTGAAGTGATCCAGTTCGAAGGGCCCGAGTTGGTGGCGGCGGTCATCCTCGAGACGATCGTGGGTACCAACGGGGTATTGATCCCGCC
The sequence above is a segment of the Acidimicrobiia bacterium genome. Coding sequences within it:
- a CDS encoding aspartate aminotransferase family protein, which translates into the protein MVLLEPIAATNAEVATVDRQHVFHSWSAQHLINPMPLAGGEGCEFWDHEGNRWLDFSSQLVNLNLGHQHPKVIAAIVEQAQRLCTVAPSFANQTRNEAARMIAAHAPEGLDRVFFTNGGAEANENAIRMARAHTARPKVLAAYRSYHGGTAATMALTGEPRRWGSEPSIPGVVHFHGPYPYRSSFAATTDQEEADRAVAHLAEVIQFEGPELVAAVILETIVGTNGVLIPPADYLPQVRALCDAHGILLILDEVMVGFGRTGAWFAADHWKVTADLICFAKGVNSGYVPLGGVIMTNAIAETFATRAYQGGLTYSGHPLACAAAVGAIRAMEDDHIVEHAAQIGADVLGPGLAELATRHPSVGEVRGRGCFFAVELVKDPHTREGLVPFNASGEAAKPMVEVVNACKSAGLWPFAHFNRIHMAPPLIVSEEEVARALAILDDALAVADGFVT